The Deltaproteobacteria bacterium region CTGCAATTGAATTCAATCCGAACACCTGTGCTCGATCGCCAGCAATTTTTTTCGCCAAGCCCTGCAGCACCTTGCCAGTCCCGCACTCAACGAACTTAGTAATCCCTCGATGAAGCATCTCTTCCTGGCATTGAGTCCAGAGTACTGCACCAGAAATTTGACCAATTAATCTCTCGCGGATGACGTTTGCATCTTTCGACGACTGTGCATTCAAGTTTTGAATGACATCAAACTTTGGACTAGAAAAAGAAATTCCTTCAAGCACTGTGCGCATCGCGTTTTCTGCCGGCTTCATTAGCTGACAATGAAAAGGGGCTGATACTGAAAGAGGAATAAACTTTGGTTTGCCGGAATCAGGACCAAGCTTTTCAGCCAGCCATTCCGCTTTGGCGTTGGCCCGCATCCATTCAACTGCCTTCGCTGAACCACTGACCACGACCTGCCCAGGGCAATTGAAATTCGCCGGCTCGAGGGGTGTCTGGTCCGATGCAGATTCGACCTCTTTACAAAGCTTGCGAGC contains the following coding sequences:
- the fabD gene encoding ACP S-malonyltransferase; its protein translation is MSQSNAWGALFPGQGSQTIGMGKFLFEEFQTARLLFEEASERLKTDMKKLCFEGPESDLQMTENTQPALLLVSTVTQKVVHELIDLKITASCGHSVGEYAALVHAGVLAFPEAIAAVRERGREMQKAVPVGEGAMCAVLGMTDEMARKLCKEVESASDQTPLEPANFNCPGQVVVSGSAKAVEWMRANAKAEWLAEKLGPDSGKPKFIPLSVSAPFHCQLMKPAENAMRTVLEGISFSSPKFDVIQNLNAQSSKDANVIRERLIGQISGAVLWTQCQEEMLHRGITKFVECGTGKVLQGLAKKIAGDRAQVFGLNSIADIKALETALT